Proteins encoded within one genomic window of Suricata suricatta isolate VVHF042 chromosome 17, meerkat_22Aug2017_6uvM2_HiC, whole genome shotgun sequence:
- the TIMP2 gene encoding metalloproteinase inhibitor 2 isoform X1, with the protein MRRNTDRTAPLRPSPNHEALLVRRKHRLLQAHEKGGLAPQRRQGRRQHAAQEPEAPSPLEQGPERPCLAHLFSVTGAQAREHQPDSEGPAQRGAARLQRAGQKHRAEKGHREEPARPQPGRTKRKAVGAEKQGAANSTGQAHRPPGPRERNKGRRGPSMKTGGDHQDPQVSRGHIEKLLAIVEELGHLEKTGREGAQDGTGAGSPAPDLRHNGLDQGPEGKGRDPEQLWLVGSPCRRGSVSLASRCRPGDGGSWRRELEFAFEELFDMNRKLKKHLILNLAPRPRADPNPGREHSLSGVQDDSGETLRDRKTGGAEVEPGGEPVHPALVDAHQTASQDSLEKFLSGLENQKYPRLAKFTLKNEIKPFPKAGMLSGKENQLPSGTGSGQAPARLDPLAQGPRHPAPQDPADGAGWMAAAEPGPRPGREPEEQTGPPGLGWDAHPQAALDQQREQRRACLTHLKSPSSQDAPETDGACEGSAASLLPSIFVDHDRHSQMIRDLQQQIEEQTKLHKQFLEDARKRLQEFQRM; encoded by the coding sequence ATGAGAAGAAACACAGACAGAACCGCTCCGCTGCGTCCCAGCCCCAACCACGAAGCCCTGCTCGTGAGACGGAAGCACAGACTGCTCCAAGCCCACGAGAAAGGGGGGCTCGCTCCGCAGAGAAGGCAGGGCCGCCGGCAGCACGCGGCCCAGGAGCCCGAGGCCCCGAGCCCGCTGGAGCAAGGCCCCGAGCGGCCGTGCTTGGCGCACCTGTTCAGTGTCACGGGAGCACAGGCCAGGGAGCACCAGCCTGACTCGGAGGGCCCCGCCCAGCGAGGAGCAGCCCGGCTGCAGAGGGCCGGGCAGAagcacagagcagagaagggtcacaGAGAGGAGCCAGCGCGACCGCAGCCCGGGCGTACCAAGCGGAAGGCGGTAGGCGCGGAGAAGCAGGGGGCTGCCAACTCCACAGGCCAGGCCCATCGTCCCCCTGGCCCCCGGGAGAGGAATAAGGGGAGGCGAGGGCCTTCGATGAAGACGGGTGGCGACCACCAGGACCCGCAGGTGAGCCGCGGGCACATAGAAAAGCTGCTGGCCATTGTAGAGGAACTGGGGCATCTGGAAAAGACAGGGCGAGAAGGAGCCCAGGATGGGACGGGGGCTGGCTCTCCTGCTCCGGACCTCAGACACAACGGGCTGGATCAGGGTCctgagggaaaagggagagaccCAGAGCAGCTGTGGCTGGTTGGCTCGCCCTGCAGAAGGGGGTCCGTGTCACTGGCGTCCCGGTGCCGGCCCGGGGACGGGGGCTCGTGGCGCAGGGAGCTGGAGTTCGCCTTTGAAGAGTTGTTTGATATGAACAGAAAGCTGAAGAAACACCTGATCTTGAACCTTGCGCCCAGGCCCAGGGCAGATCCCAACCCTGGCCGAGAGCACAGCCTCTCGGGGGTGCAAGATGACAGCGGTGAGACCCTCAGAGACCGGAAAACGGGGGGCGCAGAAGTGGAGCCTGGCGGGGAGCCCGTGCATCCCGCATTGGTGGATGCCCACCAGACGGCGTCCCAAGACAGTTTGGAAAAGTTCCTGAGCGGGCTGGAGAACCAGAAGTATCCAAGGTTGGCCAAGTTCACATTGAAGAATGAGATCAAACCATTTCCCAAGGCAGGAATGCTTAGCGGCAAAGAGAACCAGCTCCCGAGCGGCACCGGCTCTGGCCAGGCACCAGCCAGGCTCGACCCGCTGGCCCAGGGCCCCCGCCACCCTGCCCCACAGGACCCAGCAGACGGAGCCGGCTGGATGGCCGCCGCGGAGCCAGGGCCGAGGCCGGGGCGAGAGCCGGAGGAACAGACGGGacccccaggcctgggctgggacGCCCACCCCCAGGCTGCGCTGGACCAGCAGCGGGAACAGAGAAGGGCGTGTCTGACTCATCTGAAGTCTCCCTCCTCCCAAGACGCCCCGGAGACAGACGGGGCGTGTGAAGGCAGCGCCGCTTCCCTCTTGCCCTCCATCTTCGTGGACCACGACAGGCACAGCCAGATGATCCGTGACCTTCAGCAGCAAATTGAAGAGCAAACCAAGTTGCACAAGCAGTTTCTCGAAGATGCCAGGAAACGCTTGCAAGAGTTTCAGAGGATGTGA